From Aedes albopictus strain Foshan chromosome 1, AalbF5, whole genome shotgun sequence, one genomic window encodes:
- the LOC109412261 gene encoding uncharacterized protein LOC109412261, which translates to MVATKHRIASRFDKSDNLDDWIRKIKNKKFVVKRETRGQDLRVLAMLTGALSHAEECLRREKIRKQEDRAIKWARIRSRLAEPPRMYCDLEEEEEEKARNASNAIWSEDFNGINNFITELNSIKTPLSR; encoded by the coding sequence ATGGTGGCTACCAAACACCGAATCGCGTCCCGGTTTGATAAATCAGACAATCTAGACGATTGGATCCGTAAGATCAAGAACAAGAAATTCGTCGTCAAGCGTGAAACCCGCGGACAGGACCTGCGAGTGTTGGCCATGCTTACCGGAGCGCTTTCTCACGCCGAAGAATGTCTACGGCGTGAGAAAATCCGGAAGCAGGAAGATAGGGCCATTAAGTGGGCCCGGATCCGATCCCGGTTAGCCGAACCCCCGCGGATGTACTGTGACCTGGAGGAGGAAGAGGAAGAAAAAGCCCGTAACGCGTCCAACGCCATCTGGAGCGAAGACTTTAACGGAATCAATAATTTCATAACGGAACTGAACAGTATCAAGACTCCCCTGAGCCGATAA